In Gemmatimonadaceae bacterium, a single genomic region encodes these proteins:
- a CDS encoding KamA family radical SAM protein codes for MSDWQRILKEESIATLDKLHEKFGDAIDVEALKPAFDNFQMRITPAVIDGIKEVGDPMWQQYIPTVEELDVVDGIIDSLDEDGDSPVPNITHRYPDRALFLVSPVCASYCRFCTRRRKVGDPEKIPLNQYDSAFKYLREHTEIRDVIMSGGDPMMLSDRRLEYLFQQLRAIPHIEIIRIGSRITSHLPERITPEFCEMVQKYHPVFMNTHFNHPDELTPAAVAALDRLSKAGISLGCQTVLLKGVNDDPKVMMKLMHELLKARVRPYYIYMADQVAGGEHFRTTVQKGLEIIQALRGWTSGLAVPQFVIDAPGGGGKVPLLPEYVEEINDDEVVFRNYEGKRFTYKQPRPTTVPDQRDAEPDIVPIRRGKKKEKERVARTKRRKVSGE; via the coding sequence ATGAGTGACTGGCAGAGGATCCTGAAGGAAGAGAGCATCGCGACTCTCGACAAGCTGCACGAGAAGTTCGGCGACGCCATCGACGTCGAGGCGCTGAAGCCTGCGTTCGACAACTTCCAGATGCGCATCACGCCTGCGGTGATTGACGGGATCAAGGAAGTCGGCGACCCGATGTGGCAGCAGTACATCCCGACCGTCGAGGAGCTCGACGTGGTGGACGGAATCATCGACTCGCTCGACGAGGACGGTGACTCCCCTGTTCCAAACATCACGCACCGGTATCCGGACCGCGCGCTGTTCCTCGTGAGCCCGGTGTGCGCCAGTTACTGCCGCTTCTGCACCCGGCGGAGAAAAGTCGGCGACCCCGAGAAGATCCCGCTCAACCAGTACGACTCGGCGTTCAAGTACCTGCGGGAGCACACCGAGATTCGCGACGTCATCATGAGCGGCGGCGACCCGATGATGCTGAGCGACCGGCGGCTGGAGTATCTCTTCCAGCAATTGAGGGCGATTCCGCACATCGAGATCATCCGGATCGGGAGCCGCATCACCTCGCATCTGCCCGAGCGAATCACGCCGGAGTTCTGTGAGATGGTGCAGAAGTACCACCCGGTCTTCATGAATACCCACTTCAACCACCCCGACGAGCTGACGCCGGCGGCCGTTGCCGCTCTCGATCGGCTGTCGAAGGCAGGCATCTCCCTTGGATGCCAGACTGTGCTGCTCAAGGGAGTGAACGATGATCCCAAGGTGATGATGAAACTGATGCACGAGCTGCTGAAGGCGCGCGTGCGTCCGTACTACATCTACATGGCCGACCAGGTCGCCGGCGGCGAGCACTTCCGCACGACTGTGCAGAAGGGTCTGGAGATCATCCAGGCTCTCCGCGGCTGGACGTCGGGTCTGGCTGTGCCGCAGTTCGTGATCGACGCACCGGGCGGCGGCGGCAAGGTTCCGCTGCTTCCGGAGTACGTCGAAGAGATCAATGACGACGAGGTGGTCTTCCGGAACTACGAGGGCAAACGCTTCACGTACAAGCAGCCGCGTCCGACGACGGTTCCCGACCAGCGCGATGCCGAGCCGGACATTGTGCCGATTCGTCGCGGGAAAAAGAAGGAGAAGGAACGCGTGGCGCGGACAAAGCGGAGAAAAGTCTCCGGAGAGTAA
- a CDS encoding glycosyltransferase family 4 protein → MRVLLVTDWNSNTGGAESYIMTLRDSLRAAGDEVRLLACGAELDDELRPHEIIRGTDRASAQAFLQLVNPFAVTRVRAAAREFRPDVAFVSHFAYHLSPAALAGLRKVPTVVSVTDYKCICPLGTKLLPDNALCAVRAGVVCQRNGCVSTPHWLRDRPRYAMIRSALSRVDRVVSPSRWIQKELETAGVRAEHVPLGVRPAGSRFRRAPAATPLFVYCGRLAREKGVPLLIRAFARSLYAVPDAQLRIVGDGPERPALEDLVEALDIGDSVDFAGKVARDRVEAELANAWAVVAPSLWAEPFGLIALEAAVRGVPVIASATGGFAELVEDNVSGLLFPNGNERALTECIRAVGARKTFPTQRLPADVVERAAEAGSQARHAGRIRSIFSELITAKRVELGAS, encoded by the coding sequence ATGCGCGTTCTCCTCGTCACAGACTGGAACTCGAACACGGGTGGAGCCGAGTCGTACATCATGACACTGCGCGACTCGCTGCGGGCCGCCGGCGACGAGGTGCGCCTGCTGGCGTGCGGCGCCGAGCTCGATGACGAGCTCCGGCCCCACGAGATAATCAGGGGAACCGACCGGGCTTCCGCTCAAGCGTTCCTGCAGCTCGTCAATCCATTCGCCGTCACACGGGTGCGCGCGGCGGCGCGTGAATTTCGTCCGGATGTCGCGTTCGTCAGTCACTTCGCTTATCACCTTTCGCCAGCGGCGCTCGCCGGACTGCGCAAGGTCCCCACCGTCGTCAGCGTCACGGACTACAAGTGCATATGCCCGCTCGGTACGAAGCTCCTTCCGGACAACGCACTCTGCGCAGTTCGCGCCGGCGTTGTGTGTCAGCGCAACGGCTGCGTCTCCACGCCGCACTGGCTGAGGGATCGTCCACGCTACGCGATGATTCGCAGCGCGCTGTCGCGCGTGGATCGCGTCGTCAGCCCAAGCCGCTGGATCCAGAAGGAGCTCGAGACAGCCGGTGTGCGCGCCGAGCATGTGCCGCTGGGCGTTCGGCCGGCTGGCTCGCGATTCAGGCGCGCGCCGGCGGCGACTCCGCTTTTCGTGTATTGCGGACGGCTCGCCAGAGAAAAGGGAGTACCGCTTCTGATCCGCGCTTTCGCGCGCTCCCTCTATGCAGTGCCCGATGCGCAGCTGCGCATCGTTGGAGACGGGCCGGAGCGCCCGGCCCTCGAGGACCTCGTTGAAGCCCTTGATATCGGCGACAGTGTTGACTTTGCCGGAAAAGTTGCGCGCGACCGGGTGGAGGCTGAGCTTGCTAATGCATGGGCGGTGGTTGCACCGTCGCTATGGGCTGAGCCATTCGGACTCATTGCACTGGAGGCGGCCGTGCGCGGCGTGCCTGTCATCGCAAGCGCGACTGGAGGATTCGCCGAGCTCGTCGAGGACAACGTGAGTGGGTTGCTTTTTCCAAATGGAAACGAGCGAGCGCTGACGGAATGCATCCGCGCGGTCGGAGCACGCAAAACGTTTCCCACGCAGCGGCTGCCGGCGGATGTCGTCGAGCGCGCTGCTGAAGCGGGCAGTCAAGCAAGGCACGCCGGCCGCATTCGTTCGATTTTTTCAGAGCTGATCACCGCTAAGCGGGTGGAGCTCGGCGCAAGTTGA
- a CDS encoding DEAD/DEAH box helicase, which produces MQVAEVMRTVQDKYLPPDHDAFVAAEPPTGRVIVIAPTRAACETIELALGLHLRTLLEEQHGEEIRSLAAAGKGFGIVAGTGTGKTLSIRPIAETILRTNDLRVGVVNREREATPDTPSWNVIIVTTGIARRWYQDGDILPTDTLVVDEIHQTSAELELCLALGKRVGCRFIWLSATVDPTFYARYLEAAEVLQSYAFDPARAANVKIVRKDPREFLDDRFLQYVIKKRRGVGMFLPTRAGVEEAARLVESSFPRINTAYYHGGEPIRVIRPFLEAEEKRPYFLAMTAAGQSALNVRGLDTVIIDDSRFGNIIERGRNVLTKMHLGANEILQMAGRVHGRVEGGRVFILSDRDIHFESLKPTAPEFQLAGDSERVAMTCADLGVDASSLELPVPLDRIAYRRAVDLMTSRGIIENGRLSHYGKQVEAMPVDRPWAELLVNADDDLIPYLAVMSCLESLHRMTREERDLAGITVAGSDHLTAYNLYAEAYSRCGYVGQVYGLPRHLFDERIEKWAERRGVLIKAIEDTALGMASVFRALGMPLPDKMVLARDHVHGKFTELLARFMPLDLVIDEETADGMNARVSRTSVCGSWGAIAGEIRYFADRSGTPRAAVEGTQIPMHPIRRYATRGVAEIAYDPRRKGGQLVLTRTLEYFGFELERETEPLEDFSPENADRARRALAEAMARGEARHAAVKRNRAAVEGIRETYRRSGGATPRLGFGDLTSWYEQQLEPIQSMDDFRNARFRLRREDFVPPEVSERFAALPLTVEIRDREIDIDYDVEERDGQRTGVARLRLPEKLARTISESELPVLDRPLRFVVIRGQRGAIRADSLDELQEILERPWSPDELDDEGERVEAPSREERRARELAAARKQRRGRGKKPPGRFRGR; this is translated from the coding sequence ATGCAAGTTGCCGAAGTCATGCGAACCGTCCAGGACAAATACCTTCCGCCCGACCACGATGCATTCGTCGCGGCGGAGCCGCCTACCGGTCGCGTCATCGTCATTGCTCCGACGCGCGCCGCCTGCGAGACAATCGAGCTCGCACTCGGTCTTCACCTCCGCACTCTCCTCGAGGAGCAGCACGGGGAGGAGATCCGCTCGCTTGCCGCGGCGGGCAAGGGCTTCGGAATCGTCGCCGGAACAGGAACCGGCAAGACACTTTCAATCAGACCGATCGCGGAGACGATCCTTCGAACGAATGACCTTCGCGTCGGCGTCGTGAATCGCGAGCGGGAAGCCACGCCCGACACTCCGAGCTGGAATGTCATCATCGTCACCACCGGGATTGCACGTCGCTGGTACCAGGACGGCGACATCCTCCCTACCGATACGCTCGTGGTCGACGAGATCCACCAGACATCGGCGGAGCTCGAGCTTTGTCTCGCCCTGGGCAAGCGCGTGGGCTGCCGCTTCATCTGGCTCTCCGCCACGGTGGATCCGACGTTCTATGCCCGATACCTGGAAGCCGCAGAGGTTCTTCAGAGCTATGCGTTCGACCCCGCGCGAGCGGCGAACGTGAAGATCGTCCGCAAGGATCCAAGGGAATTCCTCGACGACCGCTTCCTTCAATACGTGATCAAGAAGCGGCGCGGGGTAGGGATGTTTCTGCCGACGCGTGCCGGAGTCGAGGAGGCCGCTCGTCTGGTGGAGTCGAGCTTTCCGCGAATCAACACCGCGTATTACCACGGCGGCGAGCCCATTCGGGTGATCAGGCCATTCCTCGAGGCCGAGGAGAAAAGGCCATACTTTCTCGCGATGACAGCCGCGGGTCAGAGCGCGCTCAACGTGCGGGGCCTCGACACCGTGATCATCGACGATTCGCGATTCGGCAATATCATCGAGCGTGGCAGAAACGTGCTGACGAAAATGCATCTCGGTGCGAACGAGATTCTGCAGATGGCGGGGCGCGTTCACGGGCGAGTCGAAGGCGGGCGCGTGTTCATCCTGTCGGACCGCGACATCCACTTCGAGTCACTCAAGCCCACCGCGCCCGAATTTCAGCTCGCCGGCGATTCGGAAAGAGTGGCGATGACGTGCGCCGATCTCGGCGTGGACGCGTCGTCCCTCGAGCTTCCTGTTCCACTGGACCGCATCGCGTACCGGCGCGCGGTGGATCTGATGACGAGCCGCGGAATAATCGAGAACGGGCGTCTGTCGCATTATGGAAAGCAGGTCGAGGCAATGCCCGTGGACAGACCCTGGGCGGAGCTGCTCGTCAACGCGGACGACGATCTCATCCCGTACCTCGCCGTCATGAGCTGCCTTGAATCGCTGCACCGGATGACGCGCGAAGAAAGAGATCTCGCCGGGATTACGGTTGCAGGCAGTGATCACCTGACCGCATACAATCTCTACGCCGAAGCGTACTCGAGATGCGGCTACGTCGGCCAGGTATACGGCCTGCCCCGCCATCTCTTCGATGAGCGCATTGAAAAATGGGCGGAAAGACGTGGAGTGCTCATCAAGGCGATCGAGGACACTGCTCTCGGGATGGCGAGCGTGTTTCGAGCGCTCGGAATGCCGCTCCCCGACAAGATGGTTCTCGCGCGTGACCACGTTCACGGAAAATTCACCGAGCTTCTCGCGCGCTTCATGCCTCTCGACCTGGTGATCGACGAGGAAACTGCCGATGGAATGAATGCGCGTGTGTCGAGAACCAGCGTGTGCGGCAGCTGGGGCGCGATCGCCGGTGAGATCCGGTACTTCGCAGACCGCTCGGGGACGCCGCGCGCGGCAGTCGAGGGAACGCAGATCCCGATGCACCCGATTCGCCGGTATGCTACCCGAGGCGTTGCCGAGATCGCGTACGATCCCAGGAGAAAGGGTGGACAGCTCGTGTTGACGCGCACTCTGGAGTACTTCGGCTTCGAGCTCGAGCGTGAGACGGAGCCCCTGGAGGATTTTTCCCCGGAGAATGCAGACCGCGCGCGGCGCGCCCTTGCGGAAGCGATGGCGCGTGGTGAGGCGCGGCACGCAGCAGTGAAGCGAAACCGAGCGGCAGTCGAAGGAATCCGGGAAACCTATCGGAGATCGGGTGGTGCGACGCCACGCCTTGGATTCGGCGACCTCACTTCGTGGTACGAGCAGCAGCTCGAGCCAATCCAGTCGATGGATGACTTCAGAAACGCGCGCTTCCGCCTGCGACGCGAGGACTTCGTTCCACCAGAAGTCAGCGAGCGCTTCGCCGCGCTACCTTTGACCGTGGAAATTCGCGATAGAGAGATCGACATCGACTACGACGTCGAGGAAAGGGACGGTCAGCGGACCGGTGTCGCCCGCCTGCGGCTGCCTGAGAAGCTCGCGCGCACGATCAGCGAATCGGAGCTGCCGGTTCTCGACCGGCCCCTTCGGTTCGTGGTGATTCGCGGGCAGCGTGGCGCAATTCGCGCTGATTCGCTCGACGAGCTGCAGGAGATTCTCGAGCGGCCGTGGTCTCCTGACGAGCTCGACGACGAGGGAGAAAGGGTCGAGGCACCCTCGCGTGAGGAGCGCCGTGCGCGAGAGCTGGCGGCTGCGCGGAAGCAGCGCCGCGGGCGGGGGAAGAAGCCGCCCGGTAGATTTCGCGGCCGATGA
- a CDS encoding 4-hydroxy-3-methylbut-2-enyl diphosphate reductase yields the protein MPDSPVKDSAATHPDIAPVGPTLAVSAGPPNPHVYFRKGFGLKAEVQEELASDYNGRLVDLLKAREYTLTAGEVTVRLAREFGFCYGVERAVDYAYQTRRKFPDRRVFLAGEIIHNPHVNTKLREMGVEILQQSPVGIDYSIVRPDDVVILPAFGVTIHDFETLRALGCVMVDTTCGSVLNVWKRVESYAREGFTALIHGKYYHEETRATASQTAKHGPGHYIIVRSMDEARAVCDFIEGRSSAEVLMKQFSHAVSPGFEPARDLRRIGVANQTTMLARESLAIGAEVGEAMLRAYGAEYARENFRTFDTICSATQERQDAVVELLRDPLDVMVVIGGFNSSNTLSLAALCSETVRTYHVEDAGAIEPESATIRHRPLGTKFEAEAREWLPEAGPVRVGVTAGASTPNNKIGDAVARIFATRGIGSDQIG from the coding sequence ATGCCTGACTCACCGGTAAAAGATTCTGCCGCGACGCATCCTGATATTGCACCTGTCGGGCCGACGCTGGCCGTTTCCGCGGGGCCCCCGAACCCCCACGTCTATTTTCGGAAGGGTTTCGGGCTCAAGGCTGAGGTTCAGGAGGAGCTGGCCTCTGATTATAACGGGCGCCTCGTCGATCTGCTTAAGGCCCGGGAATACACCCTGACGGCGGGGGAAGTGACAGTACGCTTAGCCCGCGAATTCGGCTTTTGTTACGGGGTGGAGCGCGCCGTGGACTACGCCTACCAGACCCGGCGGAAATTCCCCGATCGGCGGGTTTTCCTGGCTGGGGAGATCATCCATAACCCGCATGTCAATACAAAGCTCCGCGAGATGGGCGTCGAGATACTGCAGCAGAGCCCTGTGGGGATCGATTACTCCATCGTGCGTCCCGATGATGTCGTGATCCTGCCGGCATTTGGCGTCACAATTCATGATTTTGAGACGCTTCGCGCGCTTGGCTGCGTAATGGTGGATACGACCTGCGGTTCCGTGCTCAATGTATGGAAGCGAGTCGAGAGTTACGCCCGCGAGGGGTTCACAGCACTCATCCACGGCAAGTACTACCATGAGGAGACGCGGGCAACGGCGTCACAGACCGCGAAGCATGGGCCGGGTCACTACATCATTGTCCGGAGCATGGATGAGGCGCGGGCGGTCTGCGACTTCATCGAGGGGCGCTCCTCGGCGGAGGTGCTGATGAAGCAATTCTCGCATGCGGTCTCTCCGGGGTTCGAGCCCGCTCGCGATCTAAGGCGCATCGGCGTCGCAAACCAGACGACCATGCTGGCGCGGGAGTCCCTCGCGATCGGTGCGGAAGTCGGAGAGGCCATGTTGCGCGCGTACGGGGCCGAGTACGCCCGGGAGAATTTCAGGACCTTCGATACGATCTGCAGCGCGACTCAGGAGCGGCAGGATGCCGTGGTCGAGCTGCTGCGCGATCCTCTGGACGTGATGGTCGTGATCGGCGGATTCAATTCCAGCAACACGTTGTCACTTGCCGCGCTGTGCTCGGAGACGGTGCGCACCTACCACGTCGAGGACGCCGGGGCAATCGAGCCTGAGTCCGCGACGATCCGGCACCGCCCGCTGGGCACGAAGTTCGAGGCCGAGGCCCGCGAGTGGCTGCCCGAGGCGGGTCCGGTTCGAGTCGGGGTGACGGCGGGCGCGAGCACCCCAAACAACAAGATCGGCGACGCCGTAGCCAGGATATTCGCGACGCGCGGAATAGGGTCCGATCAGATCGGCTGA
- a CDS encoding glycerophosphodiester phosphodiesterase, protein MAILTREWTLSSRIARLATTALVLATISCYVLRGTGPLQPARAIVIAHRGASAVAPEHTTAAYDRAVQLGADYIELDVQRTKDGVLVVLHDATLDRTARGMSADCTGRVAEKTIAQVERCDAGTWFNSTYPTLARPEFVGLRVPRVADILARYAGSTRLYIETKDPESYPGIEADLVAVFRQNGISPGTSALPRVFLQSFSRASLLRFKALDPTFPLIQLVSPTPPAAIIDQLSDVRAYAAGIGVGKQDATPALIQAAHAACLLVHPYTVNDEQEMLSLLEMGVDGIFTDRPDQLRDVVARAPARPPGESGCVVVARQQ, encoded by the coding sequence GTGGCGATTTTGACCCGAGAGTGGACGCTCTCGTCACGCATCGCTCGTCTCGCGACGACGGCGTTGGTCCTCGCAACGATCAGCTGTTACGTGCTTCGGGGGACCGGGCCGCTCCAGCCTGCGCGCGCGATAGTCATCGCGCATCGTGGCGCATCTGCCGTGGCACCGGAGCATACGACTGCCGCGTACGATCGCGCTGTTCAGCTCGGCGCCGACTACATCGAGCTTGACGTTCAGCGCACGAAGGACGGTGTGCTAGTCGTGCTTCACGACGCTACTCTCGACCGGACGGCGCGCGGTATGTCGGCCGACTGCACCGGGCGCGTGGCCGAAAAGACTATCGCACAGGTCGAGAGATGCGACGCCGGCACGTGGTTCAACTCAACCTACCCGACGCTGGCGCGCCCCGAATTCGTGGGTCTGCGTGTGCCACGTGTGGCCGATATTCTCGCGCGCTACGCGGGTTCGACAAGATTGTACATCGAGACAAAGGACCCCGAATCGTATCCCGGCATCGAGGCCGACCTCGTAGCTGTCTTCCGGCAAAACGGAATCAGTCCCGGCACATCTGCCTTGCCGCGTGTCTTCCTTCAGTCGTTCAGCAGGGCGAGCCTGCTGCGCTTCAAAGCGCTCGATCCGACGTTTCCTCTCATTCAGCTCGTGTCGCCCACGCCTCCGGCCGCGATCATCGACCAGCTCTCTGATGTGCGCGCGTACGCCGCCGGAATAGGTGTGGGAAAGCAGGACGCCACTCCTGCGCTCATCCAGGCGGCGCACGCGGCGTGCCTCCTCGTGCATCCGTACACCGTTAACGACGAGCAGGAAATGCTGTCTTTACTGGAAATGGGAGTGGATGGCATCTTTACCGACCGTCCGGACCAGCTGCGCGACGTCGTCGCCCGCGCTCCCGCCAGACCCCCGGGAGAAAGTGGATGCGTCGTAGTCGCTCGTCAGCAATGA
- a CDS encoding SIS domain-containing protein — MTRRKEYSAQSDLIDGFVDHFRAHEKVVSASAETLASSAAAAGRAIIESLEGGGKVICFGNGGSATQASHLAGELVGRFRARRRPHPAVSLASDAATITCIGNDFGYPAVFDRQMAAFAQPGDVAIGLTTSGKSENVISAFVVARAKGAVTVALTGSAGLVGGEADHLIAVPSTDTAHIQEIHLMVLHAWCVAIDEALP, encoded by the coding sequence ATGACCAGGCGAAAGGAGTATTCGGCCCAATCGGATCTGATCGACGGTTTCGTCGATCATTTTCGCGCTCACGAGAAGGTAGTCTCGGCGAGCGCTGAAACGCTGGCATCGTCTGCAGCTGCCGCTGGCCGGGCGATCATCGAGTCGCTCGAGGGCGGGGGCAAAGTCATCTGCTTCGGCAATGGCGGAAGCGCGACACAGGCGAGCCATCTGGCGGGTGAGCTCGTCGGGCGTTTTCGTGCGCGGAGGCGTCCTCATCCAGCCGTCTCGCTGGCGAGCGACGCGGCGACGATCACGTGCATCGGCAACGACTTCGGGTATCCCGCGGTGTTCGACCGTCAGATGGCCGCGTTTGCCCAACCGGGCGACGTTGCGATCGGACTCACGACGAGCGGAAAATCCGAAAATGTCATCAGTGCCTTTGTGGTCGCGCGGGCAAAGGGCGCCGTAACGGTGGCGCTGACCGGATCAGCAGGACTAGTCGGAGGAGAAGCCGATCATCTCATCGCGGTTCCGAGCACTGACACCGCGCATATCCAGGAAATTCACCTGATGGTGCTTCACGCCTGGTGCGTGGCTATCGATGAGGCGCTTCCTTAA
- a CDS encoding Gfo/Idh/MocA family oxidoreductase, whose protein sequence is MRVGIIGCGAVAYYCHLPALRRIRGVKVVAAADPDENARKRVRRKVRGSMHGGAEEILDRADIEAVIISVPTHLHADVAVAAARAGKHIYLEKPVATTLADASRIAEAVALSGVTAVTGFNRRLHPLYEQARAILRDGRVGDVRAVQTTWSEPVPLAGMPAWKRWRHTGGGVLLDLASHHFDLMRWFLDDEIGVIGASIASVESQHDSASVQILMKSGVEVQSYFSFRSGPADYFEFICERGTLRVDRHRASLTVLEPRRLGYGARRGRIAPRRANAAWRLRRFLRPAGDPSYIRALRAFVAEAEGGPRTAASLEDGIRSLEAVVAAEESARTARPVPPQRI, encoded by the coding sequence GTGAGAGTGGGGATAATCGGCTGCGGAGCCGTGGCGTACTACTGCCATCTTCCGGCGCTCCGGCGCATTCGCGGAGTGAAAGTCGTGGCGGCGGCGGACCCGGATGAGAACGCCCGGAAGCGCGTCAGGCGCAAGGTGCGCGGCTCGATGCATGGAGGCGCCGAGGAGATTCTCGATCGCGCGGATATCGAGGCGGTGATTATCTCGGTGCCGACGCATCTGCACGCTGATGTGGCTGTCGCCGCTGCACGGGCGGGCAAGCATATCTACCTCGAAAAACCAGTTGCCACGACCCTGGCTGATGCGTCGCGCATTGCTGAAGCGGTGGCTCTCTCAGGTGTGACGGCCGTCACCGGATTCAACAGGCGCCTGCATCCATTGTACGAGCAGGCGCGAGCGATTCTCAGGGACGGCCGCGTGGGCGACGTGCGCGCAGTGCAGACGACATGGTCCGAGCCCGTCCCTCTGGCGGGTATGCCCGCCTGGAAGAGATGGCGGCACACGGGCGGCGGCGTTCTGCTCGACCTGGCGTCGCATCACTTCGATCTCATGCGATGGTTTCTCGACGACGAGATCGGCGTAATCGGCGCGTCGATCGCTTCAGTCGAAAGTCAGCACGATTCCGCCAGCGTGCAGATTCTCATGAAGAGCGGGGTGGAAGTGCAGAGTTATTTCTCGTTTCGCTCGGGTCCGGCCGATTATTTCGAGTTCATCTGCGAGCGCGGAACGCTCCGGGTAGATCGTCACCGCGCCTCGCTCACCGTGCTCGAGCCGCGCCGACTTGGGTACGGCGCGCGTCGCGGCCGGATTGCGCCGCGACGCGCGAATGCGGCGTGGCGGCTGCGGCGCTTTCTGCGGCCGGCGGGCGATCCGTCGTACATTCGCGCACTTCGCGCTTTCGTCGCGGAAGCCGAAGGAGGGCCTCGCACAGCCGCATCGCTGGAAGACGGCATCCGCAGCCTCGAAGCGGTTGTCGCCGCCGAGGAATCGGCGAGGACCGCGAGACCCGTCCCACCGCAAAGGATCTGA
- a CDS encoding LD-carboxypeptidase, translating into MLSLAPIGLELGPRTLITPRAIAKGEAIGVVAPSYSPRSGPLMRGVKALERAGYEVILDPDIAQLRRFQRLEDERRASNFMGMWLDPRIKAVIGGTGGYGAVRMLPYLEPEIFTNNPKIFVGYSDITALHLWLMRQAGLRVFHGPTVDDLIPIARDPTTSSLLTALTTPRPSTRLGHDIARSVKPGRATGRLTGGNLSMVQQTIGTPYEIETRGAILFLEETHDPMSVADERLVHLRAAGLLRDVKGIVFGQLSLDRSEEDEFENFLLDLLADLDVPILMDFPAGHEVPNLTLPLGTEVELVADQVTGWLTYKEEALSSTEPDPSLDLQNEIPFTTETIAP; encoded by the coding sequence GTGCTCAGTCTCGCGCCCATCGGCCTCGAGCTCGGCCCGCGCACGCTCATCACGCCGCGAGCAATTGCGAAAGGTGAAGCAATCGGAGTTGTAGCCCCGTCGTACTCGCCCAGATCCGGCCCACTCATGCGCGGCGTCAAAGCGCTCGAGCGCGCCGGCTATGAGGTCATCCTCGATCCGGATATTGCGCAGCTCAGGCGCTTTCAACGGCTCGAGGACGAGCGCCGGGCGTCGAACTTCATGGGCATGTGGCTGGACCCGCGGATCAAGGCGGTCATCGGGGGCACGGGCGGCTATGGCGCGGTGCGCATGCTGCCCTATCTCGAGCCCGAGATCTTTACGAACAATCCCAAGATCTTCGTCGGCTACTCGGACATAACGGCGCTGCACCTCTGGCTGATGCGACAGGCGGGGCTTCGAGTGTTCCATGGTCCAACCGTGGACGATCTGATCCCCATCGCGCGTGACCCGACTACGAGCTCGCTGCTGACCGCATTGACGACGCCTCGACCTTCCACGCGTCTCGGTCACGACATCGCTCGCTCGGTGAAGCCGGGCCGTGCGACAGGGCGGCTGACAGGCGGGAATCTCTCGATGGTGCAGCAGACCATCGGCACGCCGTACGAGATCGAGACGCGCGGGGCGATTCTCTTTCTGGAGGAGACGCACGACCCGATGTCGGTCGCCGACGAGCGCCTCGTGCATCTTCGCGCCGCGGGTCTCTTGCGCGACGTGAAGGGAATTGTCTTCGGCCAGCTCTCGCTCGACCGGTCAGAGGAAGACGAGTTCGAGAATTTCCTTCTCGATCTGCTCGCGGATCTTGACGTGCCGATTCTGATGGATTTTCCAGCCGGCCACGAAGTGCCGAACCTCACGCTTCCGCTCGGCACCGAGGTCGAGCTGGTGGCCGACCAGGTCACCGGCTGGCTCACCTACAAGGAGGAAGCTCTCTCCAGCACCGAGCCTGATCCTTCGCTCGACCTCCAGAACGAGATTCCGTTCACCACCGAGACGATAGCGCCTTAA